The following are from one region of the Juglans regia cultivar Chandler chromosome 10, Walnut 2.0, whole genome shotgun sequence genome:
- the LOC108982034 gene encoding UDP-glycosyltransferase 88B1-like, whose product MKETVVLYPAPGFHHMVSMVELGKLIIQHHPDFSITILVASTPSETSTTSSYINLISNTNLPIFFSLPSINPPPPPPNQDLHETQQRVASAFQSIRLNVPHVLDALRAISLSSSVLAFITSLNPFSDYDLIHIPIYFYFTSCASALSFFLHLPTIHNQTSKSFKELNETLLDIPGLPPIKASQMPQPMLHREDPGYHYFLDLGSRLPKLKGIIVNTFDSLEPHAIKAIADGACFPKGVVPPPLYCIGPLITDAKDRAGTSYDASSECLAWLDGQPIRSVVFLCFGSRGKFSEAQLERMAFGLEMSNQRFLWVVKSPDQGSVTEPDLEVILPKGFLERTKERALVVKAWAPQNAILRHESVGGFVTHCGWNSVLEAVSYGVPMVVWPLYAEQHLNAVVLVEEMKLAIPINMATYNSKEGNKEEVLMVSAEEVEKKVRQLMELEDGKVLRERSLDMRVMATAARTKGGSSFTAFSRLVASWK is encoded by the coding sequence atgaaggaaaccGTAGTGTTGTATCCTGCTCCTGGCTTCCACCACATGGTCTCCATGGTAGAACTGGGGAAGCTGATCATACAACATCACCCAGACTTCTCCATAACAATCCTAGTTGCATCCACACCTTCAGAAACATCCACCACTTCCTCCTACATCAACCTCATCTCCAACACAAATCTTCCcatcttcttctccctcccctCAATCAACCCTCCCCCACCACCACCCAACCAAGACCTCCATGAAACCCAACAAAGAGTAGCCTCGGCATTCCAGTCCATCCGCCTCAACGTTCCTCACGTCCTCGATGCCCTCCGCGCCATATCTCTCTCCTCTTCCGTCCTTGCTTTCATAACCTCTTTGAACCCCTTCTCTGATTACGACCTGATTCACATCCCAATTTACTTCTACTTCACCTCTTGTGCCTCTGCTCTTAGTTTCTTTCTCCACTTGCCCACCATCCACAACCAAACCTCCAAAAGCTTCAAGGAACTCAATGAAACCCTCCTGGACATTCCTGGATTGCCACCCATCAAAGCCTCACAGATGCCTCAACCTATGCTCCACAGGGAGGACCCCGGTTACCATTACTTCCTTGATCTTGGCTCTCGCCTACCCAAGTTGAAAGGGATCATAGTAAACACCTTTGATTCACTTGAGCCGCATGCAATCAAAGCCATCGCCGATGGTGCTTGTTTTCCAAAGGGCGTAGTTCCGCCGCCGCTATACTGTATTGGGCCATTGATCACGGATGCCAAAGATCGAGCTGGGACCTCCTACGATGCATCATCCGAATGCTTGGCATGGTTAGATGGACAGCCGATAAGAAGCGTTGTGTTCCTGTGCTTTGGTAGTAGAGGGAAATTTTCTGAAGCACAACTTGAAAGGATGGCTTTTGGGTTGGAGATGAGCAATCAGAGATTCTTGTGGGTAGTCAAGAGTCCTGATCAGGGTTCAGTTACTGAGCCAGACTTGGAGGTCATATTGCCAAAAGGGTTTCTGGAAAGGACGAAAGAAAGGGCTCTTGTAGTGAAGGCTTGGGCTCCACAGAATGCGATTTTGAGACACGAATCGGTAGGCGGGTTCGTGACGCACTGTGGGTGGAACTCGGTGCTAGAAGCGGTGAGCTATGGCGTGCCAATGGTGGTGTGGCCATTGTACGCCGAGCAGCATTTGAATGCTGTGGTTTTGGTGGAGGAAATGAAGTTGGCAATACCCATTAATATGGCGACATATAATTCCAAGgaaggaaataaagaagaaGTGTTAATGGTGAGTGCAGAGGAGGTGGAAAAGAAGGTGAGACAATTGATGGAATTGGAGGATGGGAAAGTTCTAAGAGAGCGAAGTCTAGATATGAGAGTGATGGCTACGGCGGCTCGGACCAAAGGTGGGTCGTCCTTTACAGCCTTTTCCAGGCTGGTGGCTTCCTGGAAGTAA
- the LOC108982021 gene encoding DDT domain-containing protein DDB_G0282237 isoform X2: MPLLKRKPFSLAEPPKDLEPNELVYQVRFTKEIFRDYQDYLNHINLYRRRVWVCKVTGKTSLTYEEALVSEKKAVEKVQQFPKELMAPALHVIQYSMLSLKDLADTIAEKLQKRLFVGAELYGRKENGLFPCKILKVLEEAPERILYEVAWLDKNKKVMESSSVNGEDLLQRKLPFSRAVLKSFIRESTCRSAPWVLHDKLARRHGISTDLPEELRSQVFFKDGQVVCYKKRRKNEEDRKSGMEMKKESGENKRRRFDGTVMKTKKDDQPVEEPIKYPIDDLLVQPGPDDPVFTDHPSPSRDFNVPMDCVGNLLMVWDFCSSFSGLLHLWPFSLEDFENAICHKDGSPVLLVESHSALLRLLIKDDGEYLLAVQKRNRKLKITMINWTEYLCDFLEMTKLPELCTCMATIKRGHYGLLDAHAKLGILRELVDQVLQADIFKEKLDEVIEQRQELGATRRGEALEEARKKREEKEQLKAEFGANGATDQQCVESKGVAANDKHSKQNGHAEKRRNGEVLSSHQGKASRNCESKLMITTSKKKAKRENSDVDLPSDKGKDSSRKEGLEILKDDKREATKKRSKEQRKEYYEREMEKRVIRTNPLGRDRFYNRYWWFRRDGRIFFESSDSKEWGYYSSKEELDALMGSLNIKGERERELKKHLEKFFSRICAELQKRSKDMAHKIALEEAVLRRSTRVRAPPRQNPAKSFLRYVNKWKED; the protein is encoded by the exons ATGCCTTTACTGAAAAGAAAGCCTTTTTCCTTGGCAGAACCGCCTAAGGATTTGGAGCCTAATGAGCTTGTTTATCAAGTTCGTTTTACGAAAGAGATATTTAGGGATTATCA GGACTATTTGAACCATATAAACCTGTATCGCCGAAGAGTTTGGGTTTGTAAAGTCACTGGGAAAACTAGCTTGACTTATGAGGAGGCTTTGGTGTCAGAAAAGAAGGCAGTAGAAAAGGTCCAACAGTTCCCCAAAGAGCTTATGGCTCCTGcattgcatgtcattcagtacA GTATGCTTTCACTGAAAGATCTTGCCGATACAATAGCTGAAAAGTTGCAGAAACGCTTGTTTGTTGGTGCTGAATTGTATGGAAGGAAGGAAAATGGTTTATTTCCCTGCAAAATATTGAAAGTTCTGGAGGAAGCTCCTGAAAGAATCCTATATGAGGTGGCATGGcttgacaaaaataagaaagttATGGAAAGTTCTTCCGTAAATGGAGAAGATTTATTACAGAGGAAGTTGCCCTTTAGTAGAGCTGTTTTGAAGTCTTTTATTCGGGAATCTACATGCCGAAGTGCTCCTTGGGTCCTTCATGATAAACTGGCACGACGTCATGGAATTTCAACTGATCTTCCGGAGGAGTTAAGGAGCCAAGTTTTCTTTAAGGATGGACAAGTAGTCTGCTATAAGAAACGAAGGAAAAATGAGGAAGATAGAAAGAGTGGCATG GAAATGAAAAAAGAATCtggagaaaataaaaggaggCGATTTGATGGAACAGTCATGAAGACTAAGAAAG ATGATCAACCAGTGGAAGAGCCTATCAAATATCCAATTGATGACCTGTTAGTGCAGCCTGGTCCAGATGATCCAGTTTTCACTGACCATCCTTCTCCGTCAAGGGACTTCAATGTTCCAATGGATTGTGTTGGGAATCTTCTAATGGTTTGGGatttttgttcatcatttaGTGGGCTGTTGCACTTGTGGCCATTCTCCcttgaagattttgaaaatgCTATCTGCCACAAGGATGGCAGTCCAGTTCTCCTTGTGGAATCTCATTCAGCTCTTCTTCGATTGCTCATAAAAGACGATGGCGAATATCTATTGGCTGTACAGAAAAGAAATCGAAAATTAAAG ATTACAATGATCAATTGGACAGAGTATTTATGCGATTTTTTGGAAATGACAAAACTTCCTGAGTTATGCACTTGCATGGCAACTATTAAGAGGGGTCATTATGGTCTTTTGGATGCTCATGCTAAATTGGGAATCTTACGAGAATTGGTTGATCAAGTGCTTCAAGCAGATATTTTTAAGGAGAAGTTGGATGAGGTTATCGAACAGCGGCAGGAACTTGGCGCCACAAGAAGGGGGGAAGCATTAGAAGAAGccagaaagaaaagagaggagaaggaACAGTTGAAGGCTGAGTTTGGTGCCAATGGGGCAACTGATCAACAGTGTGTGGAGAGCAAAGGTGTAGCAGCAAATGATAAGCACAGTAAACAGAATGGTCACGcggaaaagagaagaaatgggGAGGTCCTATCTTCTCACCAGGGCAAGGCATCAAGGAATTG TGAGAGCAAGCTTATGATCACCACATCAAAGAAGAAGGCCAAAAGGGAGAATTCGGATGTGGACCTCCCATCAGATAAGGGCAAAGATTCATCTAGGAAGGAAGGGTTGGAAATTTTGAAGGATGATAAAAGGGAAGCAACTAAGAAAAGGAGTAAAGAACAAAGG AAAGAGTATTATGAACGGGAGATGGAGAAACGAGTGATACGCACCAACCCCTTGGGCAGAGACAGATTTTATAACAGGTATTGGTGGTTTCGACGTGATGGGAGGATATTTTTTGAGAGTTCTGACTCCAAGGAGTGGGGATACTACAGTAGCAAGGAAGAG CTGGATGCCTTGATGGGTTCACTGAATATCAAgggtgagagggagagggaactGAAGAAACATCTGGAAAAATTCTTTAGCAGAATATG TGCGGAGCTCCAAAAGAGATCAAAGGACATGGCTCACAAGATTGCATTGGAGGAGGCTGTGCTTCGAAGATCTACTCGTGTACGAGCTCCGCCTAGACAAAATCCTGCTAAATCTTTCCTCAGGTATGTCAACAAGTGGAAGGAAGACTAA
- the LOC108982021 gene encoding DDT domain-containing protein DDB_G0282237 isoform X1 yields MPLLKRKPFSLAEPPKDLEPNELVYQVRFTKEIFRDYQDYLNHINLYRRRVWVCKVTGKTSLTYEEALVSEKKAVEKVQQFPKELMAPALHVIQYSMLSLKDLADTIAEKLQKRLFVGAELYGRKENGLFPCKILKVLEEAPERILYEVAWLDKNKKVMESSSVNGEDLLQRKLPFSRAVLKSFIRESTCRSAPWVLHDKLARRHGISTDLPEELRSQVFFKDGQVVCYKKRRKNEEDRKSGMEMKKESGENKRRRFDGTVMKTKKEDDQPVEEPIKYPIDDLLVQPGPDDPVFTDHPSPSRDFNVPMDCVGNLLMVWDFCSSFSGLLHLWPFSLEDFENAICHKDGSPVLLVESHSALLRLLIKDDGEYLLAVQKRNRKLKITMINWTEYLCDFLEMTKLPELCTCMATIKRGHYGLLDAHAKLGILRELVDQVLQADIFKEKLDEVIEQRQELGATRRGEALEEARKKREEKEQLKAEFGANGATDQQCVESKGVAANDKHSKQNGHAEKRRNGEVLSSHQGKASRNCESKLMITTSKKKAKRENSDVDLPSDKGKDSSRKEGLEILKDDKREATKKRSKEQRKEYYEREMEKRVIRTNPLGRDRFYNRYWWFRRDGRIFFESSDSKEWGYYSSKEELDALMGSLNIKGERERELKKHLEKFFSRICAELQKRSKDMAHKIALEEAVLRRSTRVRAPPRQNPAKSFLRYVNKWKED; encoded by the exons ATGCCTTTACTGAAAAGAAAGCCTTTTTCCTTGGCAGAACCGCCTAAGGATTTGGAGCCTAATGAGCTTGTTTATCAAGTTCGTTTTACGAAAGAGATATTTAGGGATTATCA GGACTATTTGAACCATATAAACCTGTATCGCCGAAGAGTTTGGGTTTGTAAAGTCACTGGGAAAACTAGCTTGACTTATGAGGAGGCTTTGGTGTCAGAAAAGAAGGCAGTAGAAAAGGTCCAACAGTTCCCCAAAGAGCTTATGGCTCCTGcattgcatgtcattcagtacA GTATGCTTTCACTGAAAGATCTTGCCGATACAATAGCTGAAAAGTTGCAGAAACGCTTGTTTGTTGGTGCTGAATTGTATGGAAGGAAGGAAAATGGTTTATTTCCCTGCAAAATATTGAAAGTTCTGGAGGAAGCTCCTGAAAGAATCCTATATGAGGTGGCATGGcttgacaaaaataagaaagttATGGAAAGTTCTTCCGTAAATGGAGAAGATTTATTACAGAGGAAGTTGCCCTTTAGTAGAGCTGTTTTGAAGTCTTTTATTCGGGAATCTACATGCCGAAGTGCTCCTTGGGTCCTTCATGATAAACTGGCACGACGTCATGGAATTTCAACTGATCTTCCGGAGGAGTTAAGGAGCCAAGTTTTCTTTAAGGATGGACAAGTAGTCTGCTATAAGAAACGAAGGAAAAATGAGGAAGATAGAAAGAGTGGCATG GAAATGAAAAAAGAATCtggagaaaataaaaggaggCGATTTGATGGAACAGTCATGAAGACTAAGAAAG AAGATGATCAACCAGTGGAAGAGCCTATCAAATATCCAATTGATGACCTGTTAGTGCAGCCTGGTCCAGATGATCCAGTTTTCACTGACCATCCTTCTCCGTCAAGGGACTTCAATGTTCCAATGGATTGTGTTGGGAATCTTCTAATGGTTTGGGatttttgttcatcatttaGTGGGCTGTTGCACTTGTGGCCATTCTCCcttgaagattttgaaaatgCTATCTGCCACAAGGATGGCAGTCCAGTTCTCCTTGTGGAATCTCATTCAGCTCTTCTTCGATTGCTCATAAAAGACGATGGCGAATATCTATTGGCTGTACAGAAAAGAAATCGAAAATTAAAG ATTACAATGATCAATTGGACAGAGTATTTATGCGATTTTTTGGAAATGACAAAACTTCCTGAGTTATGCACTTGCATGGCAACTATTAAGAGGGGTCATTATGGTCTTTTGGATGCTCATGCTAAATTGGGAATCTTACGAGAATTGGTTGATCAAGTGCTTCAAGCAGATATTTTTAAGGAGAAGTTGGATGAGGTTATCGAACAGCGGCAGGAACTTGGCGCCACAAGAAGGGGGGAAGCATTAGAAGAAGccagaaagaaaagagaggagaaggaACAGTTGAAGGCTGAGTTTGGTGCCAATGGGGCAACTGATCAACAGTGTGTGGAGAGCAAAGGTGTAGCAGCAAATGATAAGCACAGTAAACAGAATGGTCACGcggaaaagagaagaaatgggGAGGTCCTATCTTCTCACCAGGGCAAGGCATCAAGGAATTG TGAGAGCAAGCTTATGATCACCACATCAAAGAAGAAGGCCAAAAGGGAGAATTCGGATGTGGACCTCCCATCAGATAAGGGCAAAGATTCATCTAGGAAGGAAGGGTTGGAAATTTTGAAGGATGATAAAAGGGAAGCAACTAAGAAAAGGAGTAAAGAACAAAGG AAAGAGTATTATGAACGGGAGATGGAGAAACGAGTGATACGCACCAACCCCTTGGGCAGAGACAGATTTTATAACAGGTATTGGTGGTTTCGACGTGATGGGAGGATATTTTTTGAGAGTTCTGACTCCAAGGAGTGGGGATACTACAGTAGCAAGGAAGAG CTGGATGCCTTGATGGGTTCACTGAATATCAAgggtgagagggagagggaactGAAGAAACATCTGGAAAAATTCTTTAGCAGAATATG TGCGGAGCTCCAAAAGAGATCAAAGGACATGGCTCACAAGATTGCATTGGAGGAGGCTGTGCTTCGAAGATCTACTCGTGTACGAGCTCCGCCTAGACAAAATCCTGCTAAATCTTTCCTCAGGTATGTCAACAAGTGGAAGGAAGACTAA